In the genome of Dethiosulfovibrio peptidovorans, the window GAGCATAGCTCTGAAGCAGCTCGGTGGTGACGTCGTCCAGCTTTATGCCTTGGAGAAGGCTTTTTCGCCGAGCCTCCCTCTCCTTTTCACCATGAATATAAATTCGATCCTGTCCATCTACCCTGTCGCTGGTTCGAATTCCGTTCAGGATGCTCGTCACCCGTTGGCGTATGGCGTCCGAATTGCCGAAAACATCCAACTTCGTGACGGCAAAGTAATGGGTAATGCCACTACCAGTCCCGGGTTCCTCAAACGTTTCCGGGCTCCAGCGCCCTAGAGAGAGCCCCGAACACAGGAGTTCCACCATGAGCCCAAGGCCGTAGCCTTTGTGCCCCCCCAGAGTCTCTCCTTCGCCGCCCAAGAACAGATGCCCCCCCCGGTCGGGCGAGTCCCGGAAAAGTTTCTCGGAGGCTCGAGCGTCGCTGGTTTCCTGACCGTGTTCATCTACGACCCAGCCCAAGGGCATGGGTTGATTCCGTCGACAGTAGACCTCTACCTTGCCGTGCGCTACCACAGGTGTTGCCATGTCCAGGAGGAAAAGGTCCTCTCCCTCACCAGGGATCGCAACGGCGATTGGGTTAGTCCCCAGAAGGCGCTGTGACCCAAAAGTGACCATACAGCATCGACGGGTGTTGGTCATGGCGACCGCTATACAACCTTTTTCAGCCGCCCGCTCGGCCCAGAGACCGGCCATGCCATAATGGTTCGAGTCCCGAACGGTGCAGGAACAGGTGCCCACCTCCAAGGCTTTCTCGGTGCATCGGTCCACAGCAAAGGCTGCCACCGATGGGCCAATACCCGAGCATCCATCCACAACGAGGGAGACAGGGGTCTCGTGAACCACATGGGGCTCTCGATCGGTGAAAGCAAAGCCCCTTTTCAAATTTTTCCGGTAGAAGGCCAGTCGAGCCACGCCGTGTGAGGGCACGCCTCGGGCGTCGGCTTCCACCAAAACCCAGGCTGTCATGGCAGCCTGGTCCTTGGTGTAGCCCAACCCTCTGCTTAGAATCTCCTCGACGTGGGATGTCAACTTTTCGTAGGACACCAGCATGAATACGTCGCTCCTTCCTTTTTCTCAATTGTTTTTGATATTTTAGGAAAACTGAACGAGGCGCACTGCGGGGCGGTGGTCCATCAGGGCCACGAGCATGAAGACGACAACACATATAGGCCACTCCAGGTAGATGATGTGGGAGGCTACCCGGAAAGCTGGGATGAAGGTCCAGAGAACCCATACGACCAGAGAGGCCAAAATGGTCCAGAAGCCCGATCCTCGACGGCACAGAGATGGCACGAAAATATCTGCCAGGATAAGCAGGGTAAAGGAGGCTGTTACTGCGAGGGCCGACGTGAGGGTCTTCAGTATTCCCACCACTGACAGGGCCAGGAAAAACGTGAGTAGACTTACGAGAACGACGCACAGTCGGGAGAGAAGAAGTTCCTGTTTTGGCGAGAGCTCCTGTCCACGATAGAAGAGGGGCTTGATCATGTCCTCCAGGGTCAGGGTAGCGCTGCCCAGAAGAAGTCCTACAGCTGTGGAGATGTCGGCGGCCCAGAGGCCAGCCAGGAGAAGTCCTCCTATTGCCGGACTGATGGAAGTCACCAAGGAGGGGAGAGCCATGGCTGAGTTCTCAAGACCGGGGAAGCGAGAGGCCGCCATGACGCCGAAGAGAGCGCAGAGAAAACCCACGGGTAGGATCATGACTCCTCCCAGAAGAAAGCCCCTTCTGGCTGATCGTTCGTCTCTGGCGGCGAAAGCGATCTGGTTCACTGCCTGGACGGAGAAAGCCTGAGTTATCATAACGGCCATCCAGGCGGCTATAATGGCTATCCCCATGCCGGAGGTCCAGTTCAGCCACACTCCGTTGGAGGGTAGGGAGGCCAATACTGATGAAACTCCCCCCATGGCTTGAGATGTGCTGAAAAGGGCTGCTATGATACCGATGTAGATAACCGCTACGTTGATAAGATTCACCAATCCGCCAGCCAGATATCCCCCCACCAAGGTGACCCCGATGAAGATGATCGCTGTTGCCATCATACCGCTCTGAAAGGAGAACACCTGGGGCAGCAGAGCCGTCAGAATGGCTCCGCCAGCCACGTACTGAAGGGACGTGATAACCATCTGAATAACCAGCTGGGCGATTGCTCCGAGAACCCGGGCCCCAGGACCGAACATGCGCCCCATCATTTCCGGGACGGTTCGGACGTTTATCCGTCTGAAGTAGCTGGCGGCCACCAGCCCCACAGCGATGCCCGCTGTTCCCCATGCCGCATTATACCAGCCGGCGGAGAGCCCCCTGGTGTAGGCGTTTTGGGCCACCCCTACGGTGGAGGCTCCGCCAATGGCCAGCCCGGCCAGCATGACGGCGACCAGGGATGACGGCAGGTTTCTTCCAGCCAGAAGATAGGCCACGGCACCGGTGGCTTCACTTTGTTTCTGGAGCTGTAGAGCCTTCCAGGAGACGGCGAAAAGCAGAAATGTGTACATTACGATGATGATCAATTGGATATTCACTGCTATAACGTCCTTTCGTACATAAATAAAGGGCTCCTAAAGAGAGCGCGTTGATACTACGGGCGCATGCTACTCGTACAGAGAGAAGAACCTCCTTTCTAAAAAAAAGAGGACCGTATCCCACCATGGGGACCGGTCCTCAGAGAATCCAACGGCAACTAGACGTCGGCCCTCCTGAGGGGTCCCACGCTGATAAAATAAAAACCGTACCAGAAGCTGAATGTCGTCGGACTAATCTGTTTCATAAAAATTCGCCCTTTCTCCCCCCCAAGTTACCAAGGGGTGCCAACTCTTTCCGGTCAATATACTCCCCTCTGATACTTCTGTCAAGAATGAAATAAAGCAACGTGATGATGCATCATCAGCAGCGCCCAGGAAGGGTTATGCTAGGATGAAACGCCAAAAGCACCACAGCATGTGCTGCGGTGCTTTTGTGAGGCGTTATGGTAAAGCGATCAGCCTAAAAGGACCTCGACCGCCGCCTTTATTTTGCCCAAGGCCTCGTCGTCGGGGGTCTCAAGACACGTGACAGGGTCGGCAGCGATGATAGCTCCCTTAGCTTCCATATCCGCTGTCCACGTCTCCATGTACTCTCCGTCGCCCCACCCAAAGGAGCCGAACATGAATACCTTTCGCCCCTTGAGTTTATCGCCAAGATCGTCGATCAAGGGCTCGATATCCGTGTCGTTTATCTCCTCGGTACCACACGCTGGGGACCCGAATACCCATACATCGGCGGACATGAAGGCCTCCTTGTCCATATTCTCAGCGGAAGAAAAGTAAATATTTCCCCCCTTAGCCTCCACAGCGTCCTTAAAGGCCTCAGCCATGGTCTCGGTGTTGCCGGTGCTACTCCAATACGCCAATCCGATGGTATTCATCGTTTGTCGAGTCCTCCTTCACATTTGGGATACCCCTATCACTGGGGCCTATCGTTATGGTAACACATGGAACTAAAAAGGGCACTCCTTCAGTAGGATTCTGGCTGACAGGAAAGCAAGGCGATGGCCCCGCCGGAGATGTTACATTTGTCCATGTCGAAGAGCATGACTCTATGGACGGCCAATACCTGGGCTGCGAAGGCTTCGGATTCTGTGGCAGCGACGGTCTTTCTATGGCTGTTCAGGGCGTATTCATCCTGCTTCTGGCGGGAGATAGGGTGTTCCGAGGCGAGAATCTCAGCAGTGGCTCCCATAAGCATATCGGAGAGAGAGCACATCGCCCCATCTCGATGCATACAGTCCACCGAATTCCCCACAGCATTCCCTCCAGTAGCTAGGGAACCTTGCTCGTGCCTTCCATTCCTCCGGCTGTACCCGCGACCATATCTCCAAGACGGATGCGATCTGCTACAGCATGGCCGTTTTGATGCTGGAGCCACATCGTTTATTCACAGTGTAGGCAGGAACAGAGTCGGGAAGTCCAGCACGATGCATAGTAAATCGAGCGGAGTTAGCTCCCATTCCGGCCTGCCATCCGTTCGTTTCCCATCATGACCTCTCCGATGTCCTCTGGAGTTGCCCCCTTATCATTTGGAGTCGAAAATAGACTATGGTTTGCGCTGTTGTGAAAGAGAGGGAAGCCAGAGCGCTTTATTCTTGATAAAGTATCGCCCCTGCTCCTGACCATCTATGAAAGCGACTCCGAGCTGTTGGTTGGTCAAAGATTCCTTACATAACGAGAGAAGAGGAGGTTTTGATTCAAGAAAGCCCTTGACAAAGTCCACTGAGGAGGTCTCATGGGGAAATCGTTCTAAGCCTGTTATGCTGTGTAAGGGGATATATCCTGAGGAGGCTTCTCTTCCCCCCCCCGTCGCCCCTTTCCGTAAGGGGCTTTATAAAGCCCCTTACGGAAAGGGGTTGTTGCTCCTAAGAGGCGAGAGCTCTTGGTCTTTGTGGAAGGGGTGGAGTGAAATCCCCAAGGTCTTTGTATAGATCATTTGACGATTTACACCATGGCTTGTCTTTTCTTCAGGCTCCACCGTTGCTTTCCGTAGATGGCTATGAGGAACAACATTCCTACTCCGTTGGTCATAAGAGTGGGGTAGAGCACAAGGAAGGGAATGGAGAAGAGCAGAAGCCGCTCCAAGATGTTCAGGTCATCTATCAGAAATCCCTGAACCGCAGAGGCCAGGCCGATAATGCCCAAGAGTGCTGTGGCAGAGCCCAAAATAATGGAGAAGGGAGAGCCCTCGAGAAGAAGGTAGGGGTTATAGACAAACATATAGGGCACGATGAAGCCTGCAAAGGCAACGCTCAGGGCTGTGAAGCCTGTCTTGAGTGGTTTTGCCTGGGCAAGCCCCGCTGAGGCGTAGGTGGCTAGGGCGACAGGGGGTGTCACATCCGCGAGAACGCCGAAGTAGAGACAGAAGAGGTGTGCGGAGAGCATAGGAACCCCCATCTGAGCCAGTGCAGGAGCCGCAAGGGTGGAGGTGATGATGTACTGAGCCGTGGTGGGAACGCCCATTCCCAGGATAATGGAACCAACCATCGTCAGAGCCAGAGCTAAAGGAAGGATCCCGCCCGATAGGCTGAGAACGTAGGAGGAGAAAGAGAGC includes:
- a CDS encoding lactate dehydrogenase; translation: MLVSYEKLTSHVEEILSRGLGYTKDQAAMTAWVLVEADARGVPSHGVARLAFYRKNLKRGFAFTDREPHVVHETPVSLVVDGCSGIGPSVAAFAVDRCTEKALEVGTCSCTVRDSNHYGMAGLWAERAAEKGCIAVAMTNTRRCCMVTFGSQRLLGTNPIAVAIPGEGEDLFLLDMATPVVAHGKVEVYCRRNQPMPLGWVVDEHGQETSDARASEKLFRDSPDRGGHLFLGGEGETLGGHKGYGLGLMVELLCSGLSLGRWSPETFEEPGTGSGITHYFAVTKLDVFGNSDAIRQRVTSILNGIRTSDRVDGQDRIYIHGEKEREARRKSLLQGIKLDDVTTELLQSYAQEFDISPLN
- a CDS encoding symporter, which codes for MYTFLLFAVSWKALQLQKQSEATGAVAYLLAGRNLPSSLVAVMLAGLAIGGASTVGVAQNAYTRGLSAGWYNAAWGTAGIAVGLVAASYFRRINVRTVPEMMGRMFGPGARVLGAIAQLVIQMVITSLQYVAGGAILTALLPQVFSFQSGMMATAIIFIGVTLVGGYLAGGLVNLINVAVIYIGIIAALFSTSQAMGGVSSVLASLPSNGVWLNWTSGMGIAIIAAWMAVMITQAFSVQAVNQIAFAARDERSARRGFLLGGVMILPVGFLCALFGVMAASRFPGLENSAMALPSLVTSISPAIGGLLLAGLWAADISTAVGLLLGSATLTLEDMIKPLFYRGQELSPKQELLLSRLCVVLVSLLTFFLALSVVGILKTLTSALAVTASFTLLILADIFVPSLCRRGSGFWTILASLVVWVLWTFIPAFRVASHIIYLEWPICVVVFMLVALMDHRPAVRLVQFS
- a CDS encoding flavodoxin family protein, with the protein product MNTIGLAYWSSTGNTETMAEAFKDAVEAKGGNIYFSSAENMDKEAFMSADVWVFGSPACGTEEINDTDIEPLIDDLGDKLKGRKVFMFGSFGWGDGEYMETWTADMEAKGAIIAADPVTCLETPDDEALGKIKAAVEVLLG